AGAAGTTTAGTAGAAACACACCTGCTAAACTTTCTAAgttaagaaaaagaattaaggTATGATTCAGGGTATCGGTATCAACATTCGCAAACACTAATATAGAgtccaatttattttcatgttaCGAGTCTTATTAGGACTTGAGTCAAGAACATACATCAAATTACATTAAGATGCATTGAAATTGTAATCGCCACTACAaagtccattttttttaattcaccTATCCTGTTTTAGGACTTAACTCAAGAACATTCAAAAGCGCCAAAATTGCAATATATGCAAGCATAAAGCTACGCTTTTCCTAttagttattaaaaaaataatttaatctaACTCTCGAAAATGCTTGAAGGCATATGCTGGGGGCAAACCTTATTTTAAAGAATCTGCCATTAATAGTCATATTTGTTTCTCAAAAcctttacctttttcttatatAGTTTTGGCTTCTACCAAATAATTAATCCTCTGGCTCCATAAGTGCATTCTGAGTCAACAATAATGGCATGCTTCTAAAATCCTGCAAAAATGATGTACATAAAGATGATTCAATgataacaaaaataatgaaataaacttCAAATTAATACTGAAGCTACGAACCGACCTCTCTCAAGAGTTAGCCCCAAATTCCATAGGAATGAAAAGAATAGGACAATTGAAAGGCACACGTGGTTAAAGGAGAAGCCAAATATAGGCCCTAAGTTTATGGTATAACTTATGTTGCTTTTAGTTCAATCATTTGTTGCTGTGTTCGTACTCCCTTCccgtttatatataatagaaataagtTAGTCCTTCatacatgtatttttttttttttttttgggtaactGAACATTTGTATTACCAAGgaatatttacgataaatttTACAAGCCCCACCCAAACTGGCTAAAACAGCCCACCTATTTCTCATCCTCTACTGAATCAAAGAAACTATGTGGATACATGTCTAACTACTAGCTGCAACAGATCCAGAACAAGCTTAATCTAAGCAGGATTAAGGATAGTAATTCAGTCTACTAAGTTGGCCAGAAATTCTGGCCTGTCCTTCACCCTTGGCATGAATTTTTTGAGCAATCAACCTTAATACTTTTTCACCAGTGTTAGCCTCCTCGTAGAAAATCCTCCGATTCCTCTCGATCCATATGTGGCATATGCAACAAGGCAAAGCAACTCTGTACACTTCCACTTTAGCATATTTTTCTCTTCTATGCTTAATAGCCCATCAGGAGCGGCTCAAAACTATTGGGGTCTAAAGCCAAACCTAGGggcttaactttttttttttttatcacaaaaacgagaatagaaaaaagaattcattcttatttttcatttgaagTCTACCTTTTGAGGATTTATGTCAGATATCTCACTTACTTCCTCAATAGCTCCTTTTTGAGACTGTATCAAAGATTCAATTCTTCTTTCTTGAGTTTTTAACAATCGAATTCGAATTTTCTAGTTgacatattttatattctaataaataattaaagagacaatatatattacatagagcccgtttggattggcttatagcttaaagAGAAACACTTataatgaaaaaataagttggggtagtccaacttattttttttggctaaaagtTTTTAGCTTTaaataaactaagttaaatgggtccaattatttttttgagcttattttaagcacaaaatgactttaaatttcTACCCAaacataaaaaagctgaaaacagcttataagccaacttataagccaatccaaacgggctcatagtaAGATATCAAAACAAGCAAGTTGTAGatgaaaaaaatactaaaaagttGAAATAATAGAACCTGATTCAAGAAGTTGATAACTTGATTTGAGAATACTTATTTGGTGCTTCAATATACCTCTTGCAATATTTGATGCccgagaaaaaataaaatagaaaattcatACATTGTGTCTTTCATAGCAATATAAATCAAAGACTCTATTGGAGAAACAAAGAAGAACATAAAAGCGTAGAAGTATATTAAAGTTTAGAGAAAGGTTAAAATTAGATTGAGTATTGTAGAGAAACCAATCAAGggcctttttttttgtcaatataCTAGAGATTGAGtatttatatactatatacattATTTACTGATTTAGGAGCCTTATTTTCTatcaattaattaactatttcCTTTTAATGACAAAAAGTACTTAGAATACTTTATAAGTACTTTCAAAAATAAACTACACTGATGAAAAATGGGGCCCCCAAAATTGAGAGGCCTGAAGCCTAGGCTTCACCCAAAAACCAACCCTGTAGCCCATATGAGTTCATCAGACCATCCCCAGACTTCCTTGTTCACACCCAACCAAGCAAGCATTTTCCTCCATATCCTAGTAGAGAACTGACAAGAGCAAAAGATGCTTCAAGGTTTCATCAGCATTCTGGCATAGGACACACTCATGTTCAGATCAGTCATACCCCATTTGATTAGCTTGTCTCTAGTTTTGAGTGTAGAATGGATAGCTAGTCTCATGATGAATATCCATTTAGGACAACTCAAAAGTTATTGCAAATAAGCTTCCTCTAAAGAGCTTTAGTGAACTCACCTCTAAGCTTCAAATACATGTTTCTGATAGAGAAGTTCTCCAAAGACACTACCTCATCAAATGACATTCCAGCATCTATGAAGCTCTCTTAGCTTTCAGGATTTCCTAGTTATCCGTGAGGCTTGCCGTGGACATACATCCAACAGAATGCtgatgatatcataatatatatcTCTTGTAAGACTCGTATAATTGGTTGTCTATAAGTTATTTAACAAAATTTAAGCATGATATACATAATCCAatttgtgaaatgtagaaattaGCTTCTTTAATAAACTGTATTCAATCTTATGGAGTTATATGGAAGCTTGGTTGATTTCATCAAATAGAGGAATCACTAGGCATCTTTGGTTGGGAACCACAAAACTAGGTATTATATTTATGTTAGGATTGTTATTAATGGATAGATATTTATGAAGCTTGAAATGAGGAAAAAAATTCCTACCTTACTAGTAAATACACATTAACAAGAtagatattttatttatgtcaGAAATGCTATTAATGGATAGATATCTATGGAGCATGACATAAGGAAGAGAACTTTTGCCTTCCTAATAAATACAGTTTGCTATAGGTTGCCCATTTTATAGACTTTTGTTTACTAAACCTGATGGTTATAAATATATGCCAATAAATACGAAGGATTGTATGCAGATCTTaatgcacttttttttaatgtatatatatacacaccctCCAATCCCAAATAATAGTGCTTTGACAAATTTAATTTTGCTTCAAATTATTTGACTTATCCTTACTACTACAATTAGTGGAGTGTTAATTAACTGAAtatgtttaagaaaaaaaagtaaagaacaATTTAGACAAATACTTTTATGATTTAAATCTATTAGATGTCTTTCTTTAGATTTGTGATCATTAGATTTGTGATCACCTTTAACACTTTTGTTTGGATGGGTGTTACGTATTGTTTCATAACGTATCGTATTGtcttgtattgtattgtattgttttgatgaatacaaCGTTTGAATGGATTGTATCATTTTCCGTCATTACATAATGTTAGACATTAacaatttgaaggataaacctaCAAATAAAGTAGGGTATGACATAAAGCTATCATAAAAAGGTACGATAGAGGATAAAATATGAGTATTAGGTAATAAGTATAAGAACGAAATGAGAAAAAGTAAATAAGGTAACAACGCGATAACACCAAATCAGTTGTTACATAAAATGGTACTTTTCGTTGCTACGTAACGATGGATTTAacgatacgatacaataaattttgagtaacaacaaaaataaatattgtatttaaagtaacaacacaatacgatacaacaatacaatacaataggtagcaatcatccaaacaagctaAAAGATTGACCATATATAGTCAAACAAATAGCCTCTTAGCTGGATAAAGAGTTTATTCTAAATGAGATTAATACTGATTCAACCTTTGACAGTTTCACTATTATGTACTTTGAAGCGAAGAATTATTCAACTTAATTTGCGTGCAAGTAACCACCCCAAATCTAACGGCTATTATCCATGATTGGTTTTGGATTTTCCTGTCATCCAATTTTTGCGAGTAGATATTACTACTAATCAAACATATCTTTAAATAATCAGACACctaaaacattttttaaaatattatcgTGCAAGTAGCTACTATTAATCAAACATCTTTCTATAATTAGATGCCGTTGAACAGATACTTAATACATGTTGTTTCCGAAAGAAGGCGAGGGGTTGCTTCAATCTCTATTAATAATCTGTAGATTGCGACTTTCTGCGAACTTtagtttcttttttccaaaaacaaTTTTAGCTATTTGTTTAGGAGTACTGGCTAGTTATTTAAAGCTTGATTGATCTATTAAAGAGGGCAGGTCGAATAATTGGGACCATTGACCCTTAACGGTGGAATAACAGAGGCGTAGGATTCAAACCTGAGAATGAATAACTTGAGCGAAATAATAAAGGTCTAGAATTCGCACCCTGAGAACGAACAATTTTTGGTGAAATAATAGAGGCCTAAAATTCGAATCCCAAGGATGAGTAGCTTTTTGATGCATAACACTTTACCCCCTATAGGGAGAATGGTTTAACTTTTTGGTGCAGAGCACTTTACCCCTTTAGTGAGCCTACACGGCACAAATCAAGATTAGTTCAACCTGTGGCTTCAACTACCAAATGGTTAAACCAAAAACAGTTGAGGACAGGACGGCGTCTCAAGAGATGCAAATGAGGTAGCATGGACATCCATCTCAATGATATTGGTTCTTATAGATGGCGTTATTGTTATATCATACACCTGCAAAATTCCCTTTGGGCAATATCCCATCACCAACCTCTTTGTCTAACTGGCCATCACCAGCTGGTTAAACTCTTGTAAACCACTGATGTCATTTACCCCGCGATTAGTCATGGATAGTTGTTATTGCTAGGAATCATTTAAGTGTTTAAGCTCATCTTGAAGTTGTAGAGAACTCAAGACGAATTTCAAGCTTACCAAACTGTGCAAAGGTCTCTGCTCCGTTCCAAGGATTCCAGGAGCGGCTAAAAGCTGTGTTTAAGGCTTATAAACTATACACAAAGCCAGCAAGCACATTAGCAACTTAAACTAGTAGCATTCATGCCAGCACAGTAGCAACTTTAACTAGCTATTTTCAAGCCAGCATAAAAGAGCATCTTCTTAAACTAGTTGTATACTTCTGATGAAACAACAAACTGCAGGCAGCAATGATAAGAAGCACGTTCCTTGGACGGCCTACTAGTAACAAGATTGTAGCAAAAACATGCATAAATGCATACTTCCCCAGAGATTCAAGGTCCCATGAGCTATTAAGTCAAAATCTGCTACTTTTCGATAAGGAGATATCAAACCCTCTTCAAGCCAgaccccccaccccacccccaacccccaaTTGCATTCATCTAGATGCATTCAAAAGTCGGTCTCAGTTCCTCAATACACGCAGCACATTACTATAACCTGTCTGTCTGCCAGGAACAGGAATTCTCTTTCAGGAACAAAAAGATGCAGAAACAGGTTCAGTGAGCTATCAAGTAAATCTTCTTCTCTTCAATCTGGAGACATCAAATTCTTCTCCATGCCAAAGTTGTCCACTCTGTCTAAAATTACCTTCTTCCTCTTCGACAATTCTCATTCGCCTAGGTCCTCGCCGCTCGCCATACTTCTTCCTTCTCTCGTCAGTCCTTCCACCACTGCGAAGCTCAGAACATCTACCAGTGTGTATCGGCCCATCATAGTACTCGTCACCATCATCCCTCTCCCGACGATCTATAATCTCAAGTCTCCTATTGCTTCTATTAAATACCCGATCAGATGGACTTCTTCTGCTAGAAAGAGACCTTGGATGACTGTGCTCCTGTACAACATCCACGTCCCTCATGTCATTCAGACGCCGAGCAGTATATGATGGCGAGTCACGCCTTCGAGGAGCTATTGCTTCTTCAGTAAAAGAAGTTCGTGGAGAAGACCTCATCCTATCGTCCCTGTACATAACCGGAGACCTGTGCCGAGATGAATCTTGAAGACCACTGAATCCTTCTGTCGATCTCCTCCGAGGAGAGGACCAAGGGCCAAGGGAGCGTGTATGGCACCTAACAGGAGATTTAGACCGCATTCGAGGGAAACATCTTCTCTGCATCGCGGTAAACTTTGTATTACCCTGAACGAAACGACCATCAGATCCATCATACATAGATTGCTGGTGACTATAAACAGGATCACTAATATCAGCTGGAAAGTCCCTAATAAACTTCTCACTATGCCGAACACCTACCAACTCAGAGTCATCTTCATCGGTGCATCTGTTCGGACTGATATTCCTCGGAGCTCTACGAAGCATTTGAATGCCCATCATAGCAGCACCTTCTCTTCCATTGGGGGACAGTTGACGTGCAGGTGGATGCCGAAATGAAGGCAAGGCATCACTTAATGGCTTCCTCCTCCTACTACTAGAAAAGGCAGTATTATCTAGTCTTCTATCATAGTCATTACGTTCAAATTCAGATTCCTCAACAGCAGCTGTACGGTTATGTCTAAACCGATAATCAGATACACCTCTATAGCTTTCAAAATCATGCCCGGAATCCCATTCTCTATGTGAACTGTTAAACCGGGTCGAACCCCTCCCTCTTCCACGCATGAATTTCCCCCTTGAGTTGCCAAATGACCGGTCCTGAAACCTATTTGGCACAAACTTAGGACCATCAGCATAAGTTTCATCTCAGGAAAAAACACAGCAAGAAAAAGTCTTTGTTTAGCAgcatttaaattaaaaaaaaaaaaaaaaaaaccacaaatCAAACagcaataaaaagaaaaattacctATTCCTTCGTAGATGGAATTTCTCCTCCTCCATATCTGAATACCTTTCTCTTCCACTTCTTGAAGACGGCGACCTACCCATAAAAGGTCTGAAATTACTAGGAGATGTTGCATTGGATGCACGAGGTAAGTTGATAATCCGGCTCTTGCCTCCAACATTTGACAGATCTTTACTAGAGTTAGAATTAAGAGATCTTTCAGCATTTTGCAAATATGGATCGGCTGTTGGTGACATATCAGCCCTTCCAATATTCTCGTTATTAGCCTCACCAACATTTCTGCCAGCCGCATTGATACCAGCAGCTGCTCCGTCAGATAAGACGGACTTTTCACATCCTTCCTGCGCATCTGCTATTCCTGGTTGATCAACTGGTCCTTGTTGAATAGCGCCAATAGGCCTCTGCTCATTATCTCTAGTTGTTCCCTCTTTATCTAATAATGGACTCTGCAGATTACCGTCTTTATGATCAATTTTGTGAGCTTTCCCATCACAGCCTTTAACAAAGTCATCATTAGACACAGTATGAACTGGTATACTGTAATCTTTTTCATCATTATTGAAGCAATGAGATTCCCCAACCCCAGGAAATTCAGAACAATGAGCATTTTTGCTAGAAGATTCATTATTTTTGTCGGAATCCATCCCTTCAGCAAGTGGGTCTTCTGCAATAGACTGCATCATTGGTTCTCGGACCTCACCATCTTCATATTCATCATCCTCTCTGCCACACCCACTCGCAGTGTCAACATGTCCCGCAAAAGCATGATGACCATCAGATTCATAATCAGAACCATAACATTCTTCTTCTGTACCAGCTGATATACTTATCTTTTCCTCATTGTTTGCCGATCTCTCACCACCTGCAACCAAATTATGTGCATCTTGTGTCTTTTTGTATCCCATGTGATCTTCAATATCCATGCCCTCTGAAACAGATGCCTCCACGTTATCACTGGATATATTTGATTCTTTGAGGTCAAAGTTTGCATCTTTAGCAGCAATATCAGCATTTGCATGATATAGAgcatttttacttatattatcTTCATTACTATGAACAGAGTACTCAGATGGAGCACACAAGTCCCCACTCACAGACAAATCTGAACAGGTCGACAATCTAGAAGGGCATCCCTGTTGAGGGGTCAAAGGCATTGGCAGTGTagaagacgaagaagaagaacacGAAGACGAAGAACTCTCCTGAAGCTGCAAAACCCTTCCAACTGATTGGTGCGCAATCACATCTGATGTCATAGATATTTCCTGGCTAACCTCCTGGAGTGGTTCACATTTCATTGGTTTTTGCTCAACTAATTTCTGAAGGTCCTTAGTTGACAACTCAATAGACTGCTGATTCTGACTCACAACTTCAGTTTTTACTACATTAGCCTCCAATGTTCCAGCTGGACGACACACAGTTCCAACATTAGCTTGTACCGAGGTTTCTTCAACAGGTTCTGACTTAACGGTTTTACAAGTGGTGGAATTCATATTTCTATCCAATGCTAGATTTTTCAGCAAACCCGAGTTCGTACTAACCCTGCTGGAGGCTACTTTAGCCCATGACTGCAGTGCTGAGGAGTCAAACTCTCGTAAAGTACTGCCAAGACTAAGAC
This is a stretch of genomic DNA from Lycium ferocissimum isolate CSIRO_LF1 unplaced genomic scaffold, AGI_CSIRO_Lferr_CH_V1 ctg525, whole genome shotgun sequence. It encodes these proteins:
- the LOC132044821 gene encoding uncharacterized protein LOC132044821 isoform X1; this encodes MPVSGNEEPGVLSRQSSSSSSGIVPLKKRWYSMVQPIRAERSSFSNENESKTKDSALSQGSTLTSCDSTGKSDTPRNSLLKVKEERPSGAKVDSQPTMLPFLSISPETNPNTSSDTSRNVDNLKPALAKKLAGQGAIGRTTVTVKKEAIANQGESHGKLELPANSGNVELSLGPKEPQVSSLVDPSLLSLSLNKGKDISQDGSCKIGLNNKAADDNAHTNRSNWDLNTPMDSWEAGDDASVKETSHISSASVIGANDNKGKQVVGASEQGFTFPISSIHPTLRYKSVDVLRLSLGSTLREFDSSALQSWAKVASSRVSTNSGLLKNLALDRNMNSTTCKTVKSEPVEETSVQANVGTVCRPAGTLEANVVKTEVVSQNQQSIELSTKDLQKLVEQKPMKCEPLQEVSQEISMTSDVIAHQSVGRVLQLQESSSSSCSSSSSSTLPMPLTPQQGCPSRLSTCSDLSVSGDLCAPSEYSVHSNEDNISKNALYHANADIAAKDANFDLKESNISSDNVEASVSEGMDIEDHMGYKKTQDAHNLVAGGERSANNEEKISISAGTEEECYGSDYESDGHHAFAGHVDTASGCGREDDEYEDGEVREPMMQSIAEDPLAEGMDSDKNNESSSKNAHCSEFPGVGESHCFNNDEKDYSIPVHTVSNDDFVKGCDGKAHKIDHKDGNLQSPLLDKEGTTRDNEQRPIGAIQQGPVDQPGIADAQEGCEKSVLSDGAAAGINAAGRNVGEANNENIGRADMSPTADPYLQNAERSLNSNSSKDLSNVGGKSRIINLPRASNATSPSNFRPFMGRSPSSRSGRERYSDMEEEKFHLRRNRFQDRSFGNSRGKFMRGRGRGSTRFNSSHREWDSGHDFESYRGVSDYRFRHNRTAAVEESEFERNDYDRRLDNTAFSSSRRRKPLSDALPSFRHPPARQLSPNGREGAAMMGIQMLRRAPRNISPNRCTDEDDSELVGVRHSEKFIRDFPADISDPVYSHQQSMYDGSDGRFVQGNTKFTAMQRRCFPRMRSKSPVRCHTRSLGPWSSPRRRSTEGFSGLQDSSRHRSPVMYRDDRMRSSPRTSFTEEAIAPRRRDSPSYTARRLNDMRDVDVVQEHSHPRSLSSRRSPSDRVFNRSNRRLEIIDRRERDDGDEYYDGPIHTGRCSELRSGGRTDERRKKYGERRGPRRMRIVEEEEGNFRQSGQLWHGEEFDVSRLKRRRFT
- the LOC132044821 gene encoding uncharacterized protein LOC132044821 isoform X2; translation: MPVSGNEEPGVLSRQSSSSSSGIVPLKKRWYSMVQPIRAERSSFSNENESKTKDSALSQGSTLTSCDSTGKSDTPRNSLLKVKEERPSGAKVDSQPTMLPFLSISPETNPNTSSDTSRNVDNLKPALAKKLAGQGAIGRTTVTVKKEAIANQGESHGKLELPANSGNVELSLGPKEPQVSSLVDPSLLSLSLNKGKDISQDGSCKIGLNNKAADDNAHTNRSNWDLNTPMDSWEAGDDASVKETSHISSASVIGANDNKGKQVVGASEQGFTFPISSIHPTLRYKSVDVLRLSLGSTLREFDSSALQSWAKVASSRVSTNSGLLKNLALDRNMNSTTCKTVKSEPVEETSVQANVGTVCRPAGTLEANVVKTEVVSQNQQSIELSTKDLQKLVEQKPMKCEPLQEVSQEISMTSDVIAHQSVGRVLQLQESSSSSCSSSSSSTLPMPLTPQQGCPSRLSTCSDLSVSGDLCAPSEYSVHSNEDNISKNALYHANADIAAKDANFDLKESNISSDNVEASVSEGMDIEDHMGYKKTQDAHNLVAGGERSANNEEKISISAGTEEECYGSDYESDGHHAFAGHVDTASGCGREDDEYEDGEVREPMMQSIAEDPLAEGMDSDKNNESSSKNAHCSEFPGVGESHCFNNDEKDYSIPVHTVSNDDFVKGCDGKAHKIDHKDGNLQSPLLDKEGTTRDNEQRPIGAIQQGPVDQPGIADAQEGCEKSVLSDGAAAGINAAGRNVGEANNENIGRADMSPTADPYLQNAERSLNSNSSKDLSNVGGKSRIINLPRASNATSPSNFRPFMGRSPSSRSGRERYSDMEEEKFHLRRNRFQDRSFGNSRGKFMRGRGRGSTRFNSSHREWDSGHDFESYRGVSDYRFRHNRTAAVEESEFERNDYDRRLDNTAFSSSRRRKPLSDALPSFRHPPARQLSPNGREGAAMMGIQMLRRAPRNISPNRCTDEDDSELGNTKFTAMQRRCFPRMRSKSPVRCHTRSLGPWSSPRRRSTEGFSGLQDSSRHRSPVMYRDDRMRSSPRTSFTEEAIAPRRRDSPSYTARRLNDMRDVDVVQEHSHPRSLSSRRSPSDRVFNRSNRRLEIIDRRERDDGDEYYDGPIHTGRCSELRSGGRTDERRKKYGERRGPRRMRIVEEEEGNFRQSGQLWHGEEFDVSRLKRRRFT